The DNA region AAAATGAAGATGACAAAGAGCTCGCCGATATTTACTGGGATCTTACTGCCAAGCAGCAGAGCCCCCACTTCCGACATGTAAATTAATTGAGTGACTGACATTGCTGCAATCACAAAACGGGTCAGTTCGCTGTCAATGGAAGCGGCAAGAATGGCCGGAATGAACATATCGGCAAAACCTACAACTATGGTTTGGGAAGCAGCGGCGGCTTCAGGAATGGCCAATAATTCCAGATAGGGAACAAAAGGCTTTCCTAGAATAGCGAACACGGAAGTGTATTCAGCAATAACTAATGCAATTGTGCCCAGCCCCATCACCACTGGCAGTACGCCAAACACCATATCAACGGCGTTTTTAACCCCTTCAGAGATGACTTTTTTAAATGAGGTGACTTGTCCTGCTTTATGCAGAGCCAGATCCATGCCCCATGAAAATGTACTGTGGCCTTGTGGGATGGCATTGGCATCATGATTCGGTTTTGTCCCATCAATAAAGGTATCTTTTTTACGGCTAAGGGGGGGGAGGCGTGGAATGATGACTGCCGCGACAAATCCAGCCAAACAAATGGCGCCGTAGAAGGGAAGAAACAGGTGTTCTAGCTCTACCTGTGCAATCACGACCAAGCTAAAAGTAATGGAAACGGCCGAGAATGTGGTGCCGACGACCGCCGCTTCTCTTTGGGTATAAAATTTACTTTCGTATTGCTTGCTGGTGAGAAGAATACCGACACTGCCGTCACCTAACCAAGAGGCCATGCAGTCGATAGCAGAGCGTCCGGGTAGGTTAAACAAGGGGCGCATAATTTTACTCAGTAGAGTACCGAACAATTCAAGCAGGCCAAAATTGAGTAGTAAAGGGA from Vibrio rarus includes:
- a CDS encoding YjiH family protein produces the protein MHTNNTTTPSTPPTKGNFWMFFIPSILGLFLFMAPISYDGNLTIPVAVLAKTLQAALDSSLIGIVTFIIASMALASVACAIKTPPFIANSHFLTGLFKPSPLWLAVRVIGGIAVTMTYFQVGPEAIWEENTGGLVLDGLLPTLFSVFIFAGLLLPLLLNFGLLELFGTLLSKIMRPLFNLPGRSAIDCMASWLGDGSVGILLTSKQYESKFYTQREAAVVGTTFSAVSITFSLVVIAQVELEHLFLPFYGAICLAGFVAAVIIPRLPPLSRKKDTFIDGTKPNHDANAIPQGHSTFSWGMDLALHKAGQVTSFKKVISEGVKNAVDMVFGVLPVVMGLGTIALVIAEYTSVFAILGKPFVPYLELLAIPEAAAASQTIVVGFADMFIPAILAASIDSELTRFVIAAMSVTQLIYMSEVGALLLGSKIPVNIGELFVIFILRTLITLPVIAGVAHLIF